The genomic interval TTAAGTCCCAAAAGAATAGCAGCAGCTTCGGCAAGATTGACAGCCATACAACCGGGTATGTACAAAGTTTCAACAACAATTAAACCACCAGCTTCGTTACGAATTATCGCACTTATTCCACAGCCTTCCTGCCCGTGAACCAGTGAAGCATCTGAGTTGACTATGAAAACATCCTTAGGAGGGGGCTGCCAGTGAAGAATCGGCTTAGAAGGAGGAGGACCTGATCTGGTTTCTTGCTGTCCCAAAAGATTTTCTATGGTTTCTATCGCCCAAGGAATCCAGAAGTGAATGTCCGGGTCCCtgttttgaaaaataaactGGTTCCGTCGTTGCCAAATCAACCAAGTATAACCCGCAAAACTTATAAACTTCTCCTGTGAAAGGTGTTCCCATTGCCACCAAAGGAATGCCGAAGCATCAAGGCCAATTAACTCAGTAAACTTGGAATAACCCAGCTGTTTCCAAATTTTTTGAACCTTAGGACAGCCCCATAAAGCATGAGTTATGTCTTCCTCTTGTTGTAAGCACCTGTCACATTTGGCTAATAAGGACATACCTCTCTTCCTCAATTCCATCTTAGTTGGGATCCAATGATTAAACACCTTccaaatgaaattttttattttcggaGTTAGTCTTGACCCCCAAATGAACTTCCACCATGCTTTTAATTTGGAGTTGTTAGAACATGCTGCCCACTCCGGATTGAGAAATCTCAACTTATACCCACTAGCGACCGTGTAATGTCCATTGTTATTTAACCCCCATGTGATTCGATCCGGTTTTAGTATTATCTTCATCACCAgatctgaagggagttcagattGAAGAAAAGTGTTGAAGAGAGCTCATCATTCACACAAGGGGATCTTGTGTCTCCAATCAAGGGTCTTGGTTGGTATGGGTATAGATtcactgtattttgtaaaagagtGTTGTTTACAATATTGTTGATTTTTGTAAGATGCATCTTTGAATATAGGGAA from Cannabis sativa cultivar Pink pepper isolate KNU-18-1 chromosome 4, ASM2916894v1, whole genome shotgun sequence carries:
- the LOC133036593 gene encoding uncharacterized protein LOC133036593, giving the protein MELRKRGMSLLAKCDRCLQQEEDITHALWGCPKVQKIWKQLGYSKFTELIGLDASAFLWWQWEHLSQEKFISFAGYTWLIWQRRNQFIFQNRDPDIHFWIPWAIETIENLLGQQETRSGPPPSKPILHWQPPPKDVFIVNSDASLVHGQEGCGISAIIRNEAGGLIVVETLYIPGCMAVNLAEAAAILLGLKLAIKWSISNVWVASDSKTMISAITKGASSPTDWGHLVQTIIQLKTEFQSIQFLFFTKNCNKVANSLAKWSRMTQKSEVWTDSVPSCAAAFLIADVPSVA